A region from the Desulfuromonas acetoxidans DSM 684 genome encodes:
- a CDS encoding sensor histidine kinase, producing the protein MQIFDTSHFRKRLIAYVVLSLLLICITIGSLTVASQYSILKENWKANLLEQVENKQLIVKSYLVKTISLAQQMASRSFIRDLLEEYKEGSLPLNNLRHSTENFLADGLMFIPEAVGLTRLCSDGKIAAQFGVQVPQPLRTHPMSASPEKPYLKPVEINGQILLVVKTPIVKNNNWLGTDILLFAPPLTDQVFSGTLARTQGATFLWQRQPSVELLLAPASFDRDELKEIRRCPQLTKWIHSMTSSSGLFEYNSDDDHQPRIVTYAPLTEMDWVLTTLVNQNSFYHTLWIKLAPVIAIAIGLTLLGGLGMYVMLRPMTRQVLVHSDELEQINRSLHQEIEERQQAEQDLIANEHEWSITFESITDAITILDPQGNIRKQNLAARRISNSYGSALKNSSQRKNLVPVAGAPSPLLEQAVTEQSAVQQVYHDAVTNSYFRITITPLIYAGEMLGAVQLVHDITEQTRSEKLKSETVAAVSHEIRTPLTAIMGFVEFMQNNETTAAERRSYFVTIQKEMERLQELMNDFLDLQRLQSSLVPYLFGPVDLEEVLQDTVNLFRMVSEHHQLVFNSPGNIPKITGDSKRLQQVFKNILSNAVKYSPDGGTVTTSLRISQGHVFVWIKDEGIGIPPQDQEKIFNRFYRVDDSDRRIPGGLGLGLTLVQEIVNAHQGRVWVESALGKGSTFFVELPINCQQSAVTEQKGRGEG; encoded by the coding sequence ATGCAAATCTTCGACACCAGCCATTTTCGTAAACGTCTCATCGCTTACGTTGTTTTGAGCCTGCTGTTGATCTGCATCACCATCGGCAGCCTGACGGTTGCTTCGCAATACAGCATACTTAAAGAAAACTGGAAAGCCAATCTTCTTGAACAGGTTGAAAATAAACAACTGATTGTCAAAAGCTATCTGGTCAAAACCATCAGCCTGGCACAACAGATGGCCAGTCGCAGCTTCATCCGTGATCTGCTCGAAGAGTACAAAGAGGGCAGCCTGCCCCTCAACAACTTACGCCATAGCACGGAAAATTTTCTGGCGGATGGTCTGATGTTTATCCCTGAAGCCGTCGGCCTCACCCGCCTGTGCAGCGATGGCAAGATTGCCGCTCAGTTCGGCGTGCAGGTTCCGCAACCGTTACGCACGCATCCCATGTCGGCCAGCCCGGAAAAACCTTATCTGAAACCGGTTGAAATTAACGGTCAGATTCTCCTGGTGGTGAAAACCCCCATCGTTAAAAACAACAACTGGCTCGGCACTGACATTCTCCTGTTTGCACCACCGCTGACCGATCAGGTTTTTTCCGGCACCCTGGCAAGAACGCAAGGCGCGACCTTTTTGTGGCAACGCCAGCCTTCTGTCGAACTGCTGCTGGCACCGGCCAGTTTTGACCGGGATGAACTTAAAGAGATTCGCCGTTGTCCTCAGTTGACTAAATGGATTCACTCCATGACTTCGAGCAGCGGTTTGTTTGAATACAACTCTGACGATGACCATCAGCCGCGGATTGTCACCTATGCCCCCTTGACCGAGATGGATTGGGTCCTCACCACTCTGGTTAATCAAAACAGTTTTTACCACACCCTGTGGATCAAACTGGCACCGGTGATCGCCATTGCCATTGGTCTGACACTGCTTGGCGGTCTGGGCATGTATGTGATGCTGCGCCCCATGACCCGGCAGGTGCTGGTCCATTCTGATGAACTCGAACAGATTAACCGCTCCCTGCATCAGGAGATAGAAGAACGGCAACAGGCCGAGCAGGATCTGATCGCCAATGAACACGAGTGGTCGATTACGTTTGAATCGATCACCGATGCCATCACCATCCTTGACCCACAAGGCAACATCCGCAAACAGAACCTGGCGGCACGCCGCATCAGTAATAGCTATGGTTCGGCTCTGAAAAACAGCTCACAACGTAAAAACTTGGTGCCTGTTGCTGGTGCCCCCTCTCCGCTGTTGGAACAGGCCGTTACCGAACAAAGTGCGGTCCAGCAGGTTTATCACGATGCCGTGACCAACTCATATTTTCGCATCACCATCACACCGTTGATATACGCAGGCGAGATGCTTGGTGCCGTGCAACTGGTACACGACATCACAGAACAGACGCGCAGCGAAAAACTGAAGAGCGAAACTGTTGCCGCAGTCAGTCATGAAATCCGCACCCCGTTGACTGCGATCATGGGGTTTGTCGAATTTATGCAGAACAATGAAACCACGGCAGCGGAACGCCGCAGCTATTTCGTGACAATTCAAAAAGAGATGGAACGGCTTCAGGAATTGATGAACGACTTCCTTGACCTGCAGCGACTCCAGTCATCGCTGGTGCCCTACCTGTTCGGTCCGGTCGATCTGGAGGAGGTGCTTCAGGACACCGTCAATCTGTTTCGCATGGTTTCCGAACACCACCAACTGGTGTTCAACAGTCCCGGTAATATTCCCAAAATTACCGGCGACAGCAAACGACTTCAGCAAGTGTTCAAGAACATTCTGTCCAATGCTGTTAAGTACTCCCCGGATGGCGGAACCGTCACCACATCGTTACGCATCAGTCAAGGGCATGTGTTTGTCTGGATCAAGGATGAGGGGATCGGCATCCCGCCTCAGGATCAGGAAAAAATCTTCAACCGTTTCTATCGGGTGGATGACAGTGATCGCCGTATCCCAGGCGGGCTCGGCCTTGGTCTGACATTGGTTCAGGAGATTGTCAACGCTCATCAGGGGCGTGTTTGGGTGGAGAGTGCCCTGGGCAAAGGCAGTACCTTCTTTGTGGAGTTGCCGATTAACTGTCAGCAGTCGGCGGTGACGGAACAAAAAGGCAGGGGGGAAGGCTAA
- a CDS encoding glycine cleavage system protein R — protein MQHFALTIIGRDRPGIVSSTAEILYQLGCNIADSSNNILGGQFAMILIISHPTITDRDEIATAFAQLEEQGLSVFVRTLKPGGEQRPELPGELCMISVYGSDKPGIVYQVTKVLSDNNINIIDLNTKLVGTSERPVYVMMCETLLPENMTSDDIRDIMAELKKQLSVDISVRTVTPVEL, from the coding sequence ATGCAACATTTTGCCCTGACCATTATCGGCCGCGACCGCCCCGGGATCGTTTCCAGCACTGCTGAAATTCTCTACCAGCTTGGTTGCAATATTGCCGATTCGAGTAACAACATTCTCGGCGGTCAATTCGCCATGATTCTGATCATCTCGCATCCCACAATTACCGATCGCGATGAGATCGCTACCGCCTTTGCCCAACTGGAAGAACAAGGGTTGTCGGTCTTCGTTCGCACTTTAAAGCCCGGTGGCGAACAACGTCCCGAGTTGCCCGGCGAGCTGTGCATGATCTCGGTGTACGGTTCAGACAAGCCCGGCATCGTCTATCAGGTGACCAAGGTGCTCAGCGACAACAACATTAACATCATCGATCTTAACACCAAACTGGTCGGCACCTCGGAACGTCCCGTTTATGTGATGATGTGCGAAACTCTGCTGCCGGAAAATATGACAAGCGATGACATCAGAGACATCATGGCTGAACTGAAAAAACAACTCAGTGTCGACATCTCGGTGCGCACAGTGACACCCGTGGAGTTATAA
- a CDS encoding rhodanese-like domain-containing protein produces MKKLFRQCCLLVAVAVVLGLIINIRHWQNCTQEACLTPPEAGEYLPIPIDAVQVVQWQKQNHLIVDARSVEAYVEGHLPAALSVPRGDRRALSNVVDCCLVQEQVLVYCSGEHCDDSFVVGEELFRAGFTTIMLYEGGFADWQQRGFAVERGMP; encoded by the coding sequence ATGAAAAAATTGTTCAGACAATGTTGCCTGTTAGTGGCCGTGGCCGTGGTCTTAGGATTAATTATTAATATTCGGCACTGGCAGAACTGCACGCAAGAGGCGTGTTTGACACCGCCGGAAGCGGGAGAGTATCTGCCCATTCCGATTGATGCGGTTCAGGTGGTGCAATGGCAGAAACAAAATCATCTGATCGTTGATGCCCGTTCTGTTGAGGCTTATGTCGAAGGGCATCTACCCGCCGCGTTGTCAGTACCCCGTGGTGATCGTCGGGCTCTGTCCAACGTGGTTGATTGCTGTCTGGTGCAGGAGCAGGTGCTGGTCTATTGCAGCGGTGAACACTGTGATGATTCCTTTGTGGTCGGCGAAGAGCTGTTTCGCGCCGGTTTTACCACCATCATGCTCTATGAAGGTGGCTTTGCCGACTGGCAG
- the def gene encoding peptide deformylase, producing MAVREVLVYPDPRLKEVCRPAEVGHADTAALVQDLIDTMYDSGHSVGIAAPQIGICQRVAVVDVSNSKLGKKHNHGLVTMVNPTIIESTGSKVMREGCMSVPDYTGNVERAREIVVQFYDQEGQDQVMRCKGFEAVAIQHELDHLDGLLFLDRVSNPKADIFKRKQ from the coding sequence ATGGCAGTACGTGAGGTTCTGGTCTATCCCGACCCACGCTTGAAGGAAGTTTGTCGACCAGCTGAAGTTGGCCATGCCGACACTGCCGCATTGGTGCAGGATCTCATCGATACCATGTACGATTCCGGCCATTCGGTGGGTATTGCTGCACCGCAAATCGGCATATGCCAGCGTGTTGCCGTGGTCGATGTGTCCAACAGCAAGCTGGGGAAAAAGCACAATCATGGTCTGGTAACCATGGTCAATCCAACCATTATTGAATCCACCGGTAGTAAGGTGATGCGCGAAGGCTGCATGAGTGTGCCCGACTACACCGGCAACGTCGAGCGGGCACGGGAGATTGTCGTCCAATTTTATGATCAGGAAGGACAAGATCAGGTGATGCGCTGCAAAGGGTTTGAAGCGGTGGCCATTCAGCACGAACTCGACCACCTCGATGGCCTGCTGTTTCTCGACCGGGTGTCCAATCCCAAAGCCGATATTTTCAAACGCAAGCAATGA
- a CDS encoding cytochrome c3 family protein codes for MNRLLWSAILALLWMTQSAALELTNSHGTVRFNHDEHKMYVECQTCHHAKTESCRRCHPKNNAFGRAKIFHMLCRSCHKSRQAGPTECQGCHQQKETAETLDYSRLGE; via the coding sequence ATGAACCGCTTGCTGTGGTCCGCGATCCTTGCCCTGCTGTGGATGACGCAAAGTGCCGCTCTGGAACTGACCAACAGCCACGGAACGGTGCGCTTCAATCACGATGAGCACAAGATGTACGTGGAGTGCCAGACCTGCCATCACGCCAAAACGGAAAGCTGTCGGCGGTGTCATCCGAAAAACAATGCCTTTGGTCGCGCCAAGATTTTCCACATGCTGTGCCGCAGTTGTCATAAAAGTCGTCAGGCCGGACCGACGGAATGTCAGGGCTGTCATCAGCAAAAAGAGACCGCTGAAACGCTGGATTATTCGCGGCTGGGTGAATGA